The following nucleotide sequence is from Mangifera indica cultivar Alphonso chromosome 1, CATAS_Mindica_2.1, whole genome shotgun sequence.
ATGATGCAATTGAGCAGGATTTGATAACACAGTTAtctaaatatgttttttaaacaaacaaaataaaaaaaaaaaatctgaatagtttcactttttaaaatcaCTAGCCAAAACATAATCACTTAATTTAACCTCTCAATCCAAAAGTTCTACAAAATTTGGATAAGGGAACAAAATTACTTTCTCGGAGACTCAAAATTTTCTGAAGTCAGTGTTAAAGAGCATCATTACAAgttcattaaaaatattcacTAATTGAAATTAACCTTTATGATTTACTCTTTGGCATAGCTCATTCCAATCCCAAGCAGCAACTTATCACTAAATCACCCATCCCAAGTCATTTGTTGGCCTGTTTTGCCTATCTAATGGAATGAATAATGTAAGCccttagaaaattaaataaaactttgcATTCTCCATATGGAAAATCTATTGCGATGCTATCATGTATATAATGTTTCTCAGGATAGCTTTCCTTCTGTTCGCAGGTATCACTGtctagatgatttttttttaactcaattaTGTTGCTTAAATATGTTTAAGCATTGCATATTATCAATTTCATAAAACTTCTGTTATTTTTCCCCAGTTCTCTTACTCATCTTCTGATCttgttttacttttactttatatatttgACCTTTTCatgattgttaaaaaaaaaaatctgatagCTTTCTTCATCCTGATCCCAAGACTTACTTGCTATGATTGGGTGCAACTGTAGAGACATTTGTGAGAGCAGATGGAGCATTCATCCCCTTTGCTGATGATTTTGACATGTCTACTGTCACTACATCTGTGAAAGGTGTGGGAGAGATTGGTGATGTCAAAATTATAGACTTGCAGTGTCCTATAAGAGGCCTTATAGGCAAGCAAGTAATTAAAGTTGGAAGAAGTTCTGGCCTAACAACTGGAACTGTGTTGGCATACGCCCTCGAGTACAATGATGAGAAAGGCATATGCTTCTTGACTGATTTCCTTGTTGTGGGTGAAAACCAGCAGACTTTTGATCTTGAGGGAGATAGTGGAAGCCTTGTTCTAATGAAGGGCGAGTGTGGTGAAAAACCACGGCCTATAGGGATCATCTGGGGTGGCACTGCTAACCGTGGTCGACTTAAGTTAAAAGTTGGCCAACCTCCAGAAAATTGGACTAGTGGTGTTGATCTTGGGCGCCTTCTCAATCTCCTTGAACTTGATATCATCACTTCTGATGAAGGGCTTAAAGGTAATTGCATTCTGCAATGCCTTACACAAGACTAAACTTGAGGATTAATCTAAGAGGTGCATGCATGAATGGACATGAATAGCTTGATGAACTGGCTAAAAAGAGTAAACAGTGTTTATAATgcatatttttgttgttgttagtGGCAGTGCAGGAACAAAGAGCTGCATCAGCAACAGCAAATGGCTCTACTGTAGGGGATTCCTCACCACCTGATGGAATGGCTCTGAAGGACAAAGCTGAAGACAAATTTGAGCCGTTGGGCCTTCAGATTCAGCATATTCCTTTGGAAGTCGAACACCAAAGCCCAGAAACGAATCCAACACTAATGGAAACTGACTTTCAGTTGGAAGATGGCATCAAGGCCGGTCCCCATGTTGAGCATCAGTTTATTCCAAGCTTCACCGGCTGGTCACCTTTACATCAAAGTAGTCCGTCAGATAAGGTAGTTTCAGAGAATCTTGCTTCCTTGAGGAATGGAAGTGATGAAgatatttgtttttcattgcAATTGGGTGACAATGAAGTCAAGAGACGGCGTTCAGACGGATCAACCAGTAAGGAAGAATCTAAGTAATCAGATTCACAGTGTAAATCAGGGAAGATTCCCATTTTGCAATTGGAACGTTTTTTGTTGACAGCAGGCTAACCTATGATGGTATGTTATGCTTCACTCCTGAGAACTTCTTGAAGTTCAAATTTCAGCTCAAACAATGGAGCTCTTACTAAAGAAGTTTGGATGCCAAGTTACCAACTAAATTTACTCAGTTAACCTAATGTGTTgtgctttaaaattttcattgtgCCTTTTAAAGACTATTAGGCTACCCCATTTTGCAAAAAAGGGCAGCAGAAGTTGCagcttttttgtgttttatggtttatttgtcattttacttTTGTATGAATTTCTGTTTGCTATTTGCATGAATAGATAAAAGGAAGGGAATTATAaggaaagatgaaaatatttaggggtgtaaagaaataaaaaatagcttttgtttattaattataaatcacCACAACGTGCTGTGAGGACGAAAACACCCCTTTTTACCCGCAAGCCAAATCTAAAAGATAGAAACTCAgcccaaaaaaaatatatataaaggaaaaaatatcttTGCTAGAAAGGGACGTTTGCTTCcatcttaaaaaagaaaaaaaattattaatttagattttattattaatattattttatttaattgtgaaataataaaagattttaataatgtattattattattaataatataataattaatataagagaaaatctgattattatttttttttgtaagtattaaaagattattaagataattttaattttattataattatagttttatttatttatttttaaagataaaaatatttttactgttaattaatataatagttaatataaaaaatatttttaaataattaaatattaaaaaaatatattagtattattttattaattttgatgaaatataataattatttatatttattaaattttattaaatagagtaattatttatattcaataatatctttgataatttatgttttagataagtttagtaataaaatattatcgaacTAAATGCATCTTTAATGGTAATAGgattaaataaatattgctTAACATTTTCTGGTATTAATCTTCAGAAAGCACCAATCTTCCTAAAAATCCAGacggaaaagaaaaacaattcaACATAAAAGTAGAAAGAAAGATTATAACAAATCAAA
It contains:
- the LOC123224892 gene encoding protein NARROW LEAF 1 isoform X2 yields the protein MEQTRVNTRARYSGSTPSEESALDFEGNCCSHPNLRSLGSPTLQPFASAGQHSENSAAYFSWPSRTDATEERGNYFANLQKGVLPENLNRLPKGQQANTLLELMTIRAFHSKILRCYSLGTAIGFRIKRGVLTDIPAILVFVSRKVHKQWLSPIQCLPTALEGPGGVWCDVDVVEFSYFGAPEPTPTEQLYTELVDDLRGGDPCIGSGSQVANQETYGTLGAIVKSQTGTRQVGFLTNRHVAVDLDYPNQKMFHPLPPTLGPGVYLGAVERATSFITDDLWYGIFAGMNPETFVRADGAFIPFADDFDMSTVTTSVKGVGEIGDVKIIDLQCPIRGLIGKQVIKVGRSSGLTTGTVLAYALEYNDEKGICFLTDFLVVGENQQTFDLEGDSGSLVLMKGECGEKPRPIGIIWGGTANRGRLKLKVGQPPENWTSGVDLGRLLNLLELDIITSDEGLKVAVQEQRAASATANGSTVGDSSPPDGMALKDKAEDKFEPLGLQIQHIPLEVEHQSPETNPTLMETDFQLEDGIKAGPHVEHQFIPSFTGWSPLHQSSPSDKVVSENLASLRNGSDEDICFSLQLGDNEVKRRRSDGSTSKEESK